A region of Selenomonadales bacterium 4137-cl DNA encodes the following proteins:
- a CDS encoding NAD(P)/FAD-dependent oxidoreductase — protein MTSNNPPARANPAVVIVGGGFAGLQAAKALSGEPLDVILLDRNNYHLFQPLLYQVATAGLGPEDISYPLRAILRGYGNVAFRMADVCGVDLAGRRVLTDGGAISYDYLLLAVGAETSFFGLESVAANAVGLKNLADALTLRNHILRMFELASREQDPAIRRELLTFVVAGGGATGVESAGGLAELVHLVLAKDYPELDFAEVSLILLEGGDRLLLALPASLAAYAARALRKMRVEIRFRSRVAGFDSRTITLADGAAIAARTIVWAAGVKAAALIATLGVPADRLGRAIVAETLQLPGHPEVFVAGDAACREQDGGPLPMIAPVAVQQAILAAANIAALAAGRQPAALVYKDPGTLATIGRSTAVAAIGRWRFAGFTAWLLWLVIHLIRLVGFRNRFIVTINWAWDYFFYERAIRLILRI, from the coding sequence ATGACATCAAATAACCCCCCCGCCCGCGCCAACCCCGCCGTCGTCATCGTCGGCGGCGGCTTCGCCGGCCTTCAGGCCGCCAAGGCCCTCAGCGGCGAACCGCTCGACGTCATTCTCCTCGACCGCAACAACTACCACCTCTTCCAGCCGCTCCTTTACCAGGTCGCCACCGCCGGCCTTGGCCCCGAGGACATCAGCTACCCGCTCCGGGCCATCCTCCGCGGCTACGGCAACGTCGCCTTCCGCATGGCCGACGTCTGCGGCGTCGACCTTGCCGGCCGCCGCGTCCTCACCGACGGCGGCGCGATAAGCTACGACTACCTGCTGCTGGCCGTCGGCGCCGAAACCAGCTTCTTCGGCCTGGAATCGGTCGCCGCCAACGCCGTCGGCCTCAAAAACCTCGCCGACGCCCTCACCCTCCGCAACCACATCCTCCGCATGTTCGAGCTCGCCTCCCGGGAACAGGACCCCGCCATCCGCCGCGAACTCCTCACCTTCGTCGTCGCCGGCGGCGGCGCGACCGGCGTCGAAAGCGCCGGCGGGCTGGCCGAACTCGTCCACCTCGTCCTCGCCAAGGACTACCCCGAACTCGACTTCGCCGAGGTATCGCTCATCCTCCTCGAAGGCGGCGACCGCCTGCTGCTTGCCTTGCCGGCTTCGCTGGCCGCTTACGCCGCCCGCGCCCTTAGGAAAATGCGGGTCGAAATCCGTTTTCGTTCCCGTGTCGCTGGCTTCGACAGCCGCACAATAACCCTTGCCGACGGCGCGGCCATCGCCGCCCGCACCATCGTCTGGGCGGCCGGGGTCAAGGCGGCGGCCCTCATCGCCACCCTCGGCGTCCCCGCCGACCGCCTCGGGCGGGCCATCGTCGCCGAAACCCTCCAACTGCCCGGCCACCCCGAAGTCTTCGTCGCCGGCGACGCCGCCTGCCGGGAGCAGGACGGCGGGCCTCTGCCGATGATCGCCCCCGTCGCCGTCCAGCAGGCCATCCTCGCCGCCGCCAATATCGCCGCCCTCGCCGCCGGCCGCCAGCCAGCCGCCCTCGTCTACAAGGACCCCGGCACGCTCGCCACCATCGGCCGCAGCACGGCCGTCGCCGCCATCGGCCGCTGGCGGTTCGCCGGCTTTACCGCCTGGCTGCTGTGGCTCGTCATCCACCTCATCAGGCTGGTCGGCTTCCGCAACCGCTTCATCGTCACCATCAACTGGGCGTGGGACTACTTCTTTTATGAAAGAGCAATAAGACTCATCCTGCGCATTTAA
- the glpK gene encoding glycerol kinase GlpK: MSKKYVLALDQGTTSSRAIIFDDQSGIVAVAQKEFTQIFPKPGWVEHDADEIWSTQIGVAAEAVAKAGINPGDIAAIGITNQRETTVVWDKTTGKPVYNAIVWQSRQTMEICDALKAKGLADTFRHKTGLVIDAYFSGTKVKWILDNVPGARDKAERGDLLFGTIDTWLIWKLTAGKVHVTDYSNASRTLMYNIRDLKWDEEILAELTVPAAMLPTVRPSSEVYGHTDPGVFLGAAVPIAGAAGDQQAALFGQTCFLPGMAKNTYGTGCFMLMNTGEKLYESKNGLLTTIAWGLDGKVEYALEGSIFIAGAAVQWLRDSLRLIETAADSEYYARKVNDAEGVYVVPGFVGLGAPYWDMKARGAILGLTRGSAKAHIIRATLDAMAYQTKDVLSAMEADSGISLQALKVDGGAVGNNILMQFQADILDVPVDRPQVTETTALGAAYLAGLATGVWNDKESLVSNWKLDTRFTPQMDGERSAKLYKGWQKAVARALDWEE, encoded by the coding sequence ATGAGCAAAAAATACGTGCTGGCCCTCGACCAGGGCACGACCAGCTCGCGGGCCATCATCTTCGACGACCAGTCCGGCATCGTCGCCGTCGCCCAGAAGGAATTCACCCAGATATTCCCCAAACCGGGCTGGGTGGAGCACGACGCCGACGAAATCTGGAGCACCCAGATCGGCGTAGCCGCCGAAGCGGTCGCCAAGGCCGGCATCAACCCCGGCGACATCGCCGCCATCGGCATCACCAACCAGCGCGAAACCACGGTCGTGTGGGATAAAACGACCGGCAAACCCGTCTACAACGCCATTGTCTGGCAGTCCCGCCAGACGATGGAAATCTGCGACGCCCTCAAGGCCAAGGGCCTGGCGGACACCTTCCGCCACAAGACCGGCCTTGTCATCGACGCCTATTTCTCCGGCACCAAGGTCAAGTGGATCCTCGACAACGTACCCGGCGCCAGGGACAAAGCCGAGCGCGGCGACCTGCTCTTCGGCACCATCGATACCTGGCTCATCTGGAAGCTGACCGCCGGCAAAGTCCACGTCACCGACTACTCCAACGCCTCGCGGACCCTCATGTACAATATCCGCGACCTCAAATGGGACGAAGAAATCCTCGCCGAGCTCACCGTCCCGGCCGCAATGCTGCCGACAGTGCGCCCCTCCAGCGAAGTCTACGGCCACACCGATCCCGGCGTCTTCCTCGGCGCCGCCGTACCGATCGCCGGGGCCGCCGGCGACCAGCAGGCCGCCCTCTTCGGCCAGACCTGCTTCCTGCCCGGCATGGCCAAGAACACCTATGGCACCGGCTGCTTCATGCTCATGAACACCGGCGAAAAATTATACGAATCCAAGAACGGCCTCCTCACCACCATCGCCTGGGGCCTCGACGGCAAAGTCGAATACGCCCTCGAAGGCAGCATCTTCATCGCCGGCGCGGCCGTGCAGTGGCTGCGCGACAGCCTCAGGCTCATTGAGACCGCCGCCGACTCCGAATACTACGCCAGGAAAGTCAACGACGCCGAAGGCGTCTACGTCGTCCCCGGCTTCGTCGGCCTCGGCGCCCCCTACTGGGACATGAAGGCCCGCGGCGCCATCCTTGGCCTCACCCGCGGCAGCGCCAAAGCCCACATCATCCGCGCCACCCTCGACGCCATGGCCTACCAGACCAAGGACGTCCTCAGCGCCATGGAAGCCGACTCCGGCATCAGCCTGCAGGCGCTCAAGGTGGACGGCGGCGCCGTTGGCAACAACATCCTCATGCAGTTCCAGGCCGACATCCTCGACGTACCTGTCGACCGTCCCCAAGTCACCGAAACCACCGCCCTCGGCGCCGCCTACCTGGCCGGCCTAGCCACCGGGGTGTGGAACGACAAAGAGAGCCTCGTCAGCAACTGGAAGCTCGACACCCGCTTCACCCCGCAGATGGACGGCGAACGGAGCGCCAAGCTCTACAAAGGCTGGCAAAAGGCGGTCGCGCGGGCCCTCGACTGGGAAGAATAA
- a CDS encoding MIP/aquaporin family protein, producing MTNLMGEFLGTMVLIVFGCGVVANVLLKKSKAEGAGWIVITFGWGIGVIMGVFTAVATGAPQADLNPAVTLAKMMIGTYTAPHAVTTMVAELAGAFVGAVIVWLAFLPHWEITEDKGAKLGVFCTAPAIRSFPANIVCEIIGTMALIIPIFAIFSKGVGGIAPGFGPYLVGFLVVGIGLSLGGPTGYAINPARDLGPRLAHFVLPIAGKGGSDWEYSWVPVVGPLVGGGLAYFVGKAVGLI from the coding sequence GTGACAAATCTTATGGGTGAATTCCTCGGCACCATGGTACTGATCGTATTCGGCTGCGGCGTCGTCGCCAACGTCCTGCTGAAAAAATCCAAAGCCGAGGGCGCGGGCTGGATAGTCATAACCTTTGGGTGGGGTATCGGCGTCATAATGGGCGTATTCACCGCCGTCGCCACCGGCGCCCCCCAGGCCGACCTCAACCCGGCCGTGACCCTCGCGAAAATGATGATAGGCACCTACACCGCTCCCCACGCCGTCACCACGATGGTCGCCGAACTGGCCGGCGCCTTCGTCGGCGCAGTGATCGTCTGGCTCGCCTTCCTGCCCCACTGGGAAATCACCGAGGACAAAGGCGCCAAGCTGGGCGTCTTCTGCACCGCCCCGGCCATCCGCAGCTTTCCCGCCAACATAGTGTGCGAAATCATCGGCACCATGGCCCTCATCATCCCGATCTTCGCCATCTTTTCCAAGGGCGTCGGCGGCATCGCCCCCGGCTTCGGCCCCTACCTGGTCGGCTTCCTCGTCGTCGGCATCGGCCTCAGCCTCGGCGGGCCGACCGGCTACGCCATCAACCCCGCCCGCGACCTCGGCCCGCGTCTCGCCCACTTCGTCCTGCCGATCGCCGGCAAGGGCGGCTCCGACTGGGAATACTCCTGGGTGCCCGTCGTCGGCCCGCTCGTCGGCGGCGGCCTGGCGTACTTCGTCGGCAAGGCGGTCGGCCTGATCTAA
- a CDS encoding hemerythrin domain-containing protein, which translates to MLESEQRAAMIVDLVERYKGGADSDQIKREAKAVFAFVRPETVALAEERLARHNLDPADLHQLHRLHLDNLRHELLQLQAAIEPWHPVRTMIEEHEQILATLERLEALNARVQAAAALDPAARQELADIAANLLAAEYHHRREEEVVFPELTKRGIGATVEAMEAEHEELRERKHALKALAARGADGGFEAFRRELGELAAYIVYNLGDHIYKENHIMFPAAVRLVREEGLWPRLKERCDEIGYCNFRKLH; encoded by the coding sequence ATGCTGGAAAGCGAGCAGCGCGCCGCAATGATCGTCGACCTCGTCGAACGCTACAAGGGCGGCGCCGATTCCGACCAGATAAAACGCGAAGCCAAGGCGGTCTTCGCCTTCGTCCGCCCGGAGACGGTCGCCCTGGCCGAAGAGCGACTGGCCAGGCATAACCTCGACCCTGCCGACCTCCACCAACTGCACCGTCTCCACCTCGACAACCTCCGGCACGAGCTCCTGCAACTGCAGGCCGCCATCGAGCCGTGGCATCCGGTGCGCACCATGATCGAGGAGCACGAGCAGATCCTCGCCACCCTCGAACGCCTGGAAGCCCTCAACGCCAGGGTGCAGGCCGCGGCGGCCCTCGACCCCGCCGCCCGGCAGGAACTGGCCGACATCGCCGCCAACCTGCTGGCGGCGGAATACCACCACCGGCGTGAGGAAGAAGTAGTCTTCCCCGAGCTGACCAAGCGCGGCATCGGCGCCACCGTCGAGGCCATGGAGGCCGAACACGAAGAACTGCGCGAGCGCAAGCACGCCTTAAAGGCCCTTGCCGCGCGGGGCGCGGACGGCGGCTTCGAAGCCTTCCGCCGCGAACTGGGCGAGCTCGCCGCTTACATCGTATACAACCTCGGCGACCACATCTACAAGGAAAACCACATCATGTTCCCCGCGGCGGTCCGCCTGGTCAGGGAGGAAGGCCTCTGGCCCCGCCTCAAGGAGCGCTGCGACGAAATCGGCTACTGCAACTTCCGGAAGTTGCACTGA